In Armatimonadota bacterium, the following are encoded in one genomic region:
- a CDS encoding carbohydrate ABC transporter permease, translating to LVALAAFYLLPIYVLVNNGLKSFQEVSLSRMWEPPSRVGLDSFARAYERLAPNFRNSVLLVVPATLVTAALGSINGYLLAKWKFTGADVVFPLLLFGMFIPYQSVLIPLVQTLQWLGRTLG from the coding sequence TGCTCGTCGCCCTGGCCGCCTTCTACCTGCTGCCGATCTACGTGCTGGTGAACAACGGGCTGAAGTCCTTCCAGGAGGTCAGCCTGAGCCGCATGTGGGAACCGCCGTCCCGGGTGGGCCTGGATAGCTTCGCCCGGGCCTACGAGCGGCTGGCGCCCAACTTCCGCAACAGCGTCCTGCTCGTGGTGCCGGCGACGCTGGTCACCGCCGCGTTGGGCTCCATCAACGGCTACCTGCTGGCCAAGTGGAAGTTCACCGGAGCCGACGTCGTCTTCCCCCTGCTGCTGTTCGGGATGTTCATCCCGTACCAGAGCGTGCTGATCCCCCTCGTCCAGACCCTGCAGTGGCTGGGGCGCACGCTGGGGA
- the alr gene encoding alanine racemase, with protein MSAARRARPEKAGVRAALAGATRRTWAEIDLDAIAANVRALRALLAGGTRFMAVVKADGYGHGDVAVARAALQAGAEWLGVATVQEGLRLRRARIRAPVLVLGPAHPGEVGPAVGAGLSLTIASPEGLAPLLRAGRRARLHLKVDTGMTRLGVPPADVPAVLSQLALAGSHLEGVYTHLATADDPDQAFAREQLNRFESVLPAVRRRFPAAIVHAANSAAAIGTPRARYDLVRVGLAMYGLHPAPHLQDAVALQPAMRLLSRVVRAQRVPPGTAVSYGAAYRLLRASTIATVACGYADGYPRLAGLSGELVLNGERVPIAGRVCMDHLMVDAGDRAVRAGDEVELFGRTISADEVARWAQTIAYEVVCGVGPRVPRVYFRGGRPVAVRMG; from the coding sequence ATGAGCGCCGCGCGCCGGGCGCGTCCGGAGAAAGCCGGGGTGCGGGCCGCCCTCGCCGGCGCCACCCGGCGGACCTGGGCCGAGATCGATCTCGATGCCATCGCCGCGAACGTCCGGGCACTGCGCGCGTTACTGGCCGGCGGGACGCGATTCATGGCCGTGGTCAAGGCCGACGGCTACGGCCACGGCGACGTCGCCGTGGCCCGCGCCGCCCTGCAGGCCGGGGCGGAGTGGCTCGGTGTGGCCACGGTGCAGGAAGGGCTCCGGCTGCGGCGGGCGAGGATCAGGGCGCCGGTGCTGGTGCTCGGCCCGGCCCACCCGGGGGAGGTCGGCCCGGCCGTGGGCGCCGGGCTCAGCCTGACCATCGCTTCGCCGGAGGGGCTGGCCCCGCTGCTGCGGGCCGGGCGCCGCGCCCGGCTGCACCTCAAGGTGGACACCGGGATGACGCGGCTCGGCGTGCCGCCCGCGGACGTCCCCGCGGTGCTCTCGCAACTGGCCCTCGCCGGATCGCATCTGGAGGGGGTCTACACCCACCTGGCGACGGCGGACGATCCCGACCAGGCCTTCGCCCGGGAGCAGCTGAACCGGTTCGAATCCGTCCTTCCCGCGGTGCGCCGGCGGTTTCCGGCGGCCATCGTCCACGCCGCCAACAGCGCGGCGGCCATCGGGACGCCGCGGGCGCGCTATGATCTGGTACGGGTGGGGCTGGCGATGTATGGGCTGCACCCGGCGCCGCACCTCCAGGACGCCGTGGCCCTTCAACCTGCGATGCGCCTGCTGAGCCGGGTGGTACGCGCCCAACGCGTCCCGCCCGGGACGGCGGTGAGTTACGGCGCCGCCTATCGCCTGCTCCGGGCGTCCACGATCGCCACCGTGGCCTGCGGCTACGCCGACGGCTATCCCCGGCTGGCCGGCCTGAGCGGGGAGCTGGTGCTCAACGGGGAACGGGTGCCGATCGCCGGCCGGGTCTGCATGGATCACCTCATGGTCGATGCGGGCGACCGCGCCGTGCGCGCCGGCGACGAGGTGGAACTCTTCGGCCGCACGATCTCCGCCGACGAGGTCGCCCGGTGGGCCCAGACCATCGCCTACGAGGTGGTGTGCGGGGTGGGGCCGCGGGTGCCCCGGGTCTACTTCCGCGGGGGGCGGCC
- a CDS encoding carbohydrate ABC transporter permease, with the protein GIPITTLIFRNYYATVPTEVVEAARIDGAGLLGIYRDVILPLSVPGFVVVIIWQVTQVWNEFLFAVTITSNPARQPVQVALQNLAGSQIVEWNVQMAGALLTALPTLLVYIFLGRYFLRGLLAGALKG; encoded by the coding sequence CGGCATCCCCATCACCACCCTCATCTTCCGCAACTACTACGCCACGGTGCCCACCGAGGTGGTGGAGGCGGCGCGCATCGACGGGGCCGGGTTGCTGGGCATCTACCGGGACGTCATCCTGCCGCTGTCCGTGCCGGGATTCGTCGTGGTGATCATCTGGCAGGTCACCCAGGTCTGGAACGAGTTCCTCTTCGCCGTGACCATCACCAGCAACCCGGCGCGTCAGCCGGTGCAGGTGGCGCTGCAGAACCTGGCCGGGAGTCAGATCGTCGAGTGGAACGTGCAGATGGCCGGGGCGCTGCTCACGGCCCTGCCCACGCTGCTCGTCTACATCTTCCTGGGCCGCTACTTCCTCCGCGGGCTGCTGGCGGGAGCGTTGAAGGGATGA